One region of Natronobacterium texcoconense genomic DNA includes:
- the eno gene encoding phosphopyruvate hydratase, whose translation MTLITDVRLRRTLDSRGNPTVEADVLTESGGFGRAAAPSGASTGEYEAVERPPSEAIAAAREHAVPRLVGEAYAGNQREVDAILHAADGTDDFSEIGANSAVAISMAAAKAGADVLGAPLFQHLGGTFRGQNFPVPLGNVVGGGEHAADATDIQEFLAAPVGAPSVEDAVFANAAVHEAVADLLEERGIACGKGDEGAWAPSIDDAEAFEIVDEAVSLVEDDVGFEIGLGLDVAGAELYDSDSETYEYSDESRDTDEQIAYIAELVDEYDLVYVEDPLDEDDYDAFAELTDEVGDETLICGDDLFVTNTDRLHEGIDQGAANSILIKPNQIGTLTDAFDAIELATANGYDSVVSHRSGETEDTTIAHLAVATDAPFIKTGAVGGERTAKLNELIRIADDAT comes from the coding sequence ATGACGCTGATTACCGACGTTCGGCTCCGCCGAACGCTCGACTCGCGTGGCAACCCGACGGTCGAGGCCGACGTACTCACCGAGAGCGGTGGCTTCGGCCGTGCGGCAGCACCGAGCGGTGCCAGTACGGGCGAGTACGAGGCCGTCGAACGGCCACCGTCCGAAGCGATTGCAGCGGCCCGCGAACACGCAGTCCCGCGTCTCGTCGGCGAGGCGTACGCCGGTAACCAGCGCGAAGTCGACGCCATCCTGCACGCGGCCGATGGGACCGACGACTTCTCGGAGATCGGTGCCAACAGCGCGGTCGCGATCTCGATGGCCGCCGCGAAAGCCGGTGCCGACGTGCTCGGCGCGCCGCTGTTCCAGCACCTCGGTGGCACCTTCCGCGGCCAGAACTTCCCGGTCCCGCTCGGCAACGTCGTCGGTGGCGGCGAACACGCCGCCGACGCGACCGACATCCAGGAGTTTCTGGCTGCGCCGGTCGGCGCACCGAGCGTCGAAGACGCAGTCTTCGCCAACGCCGCCGTCCACGAGGCCGTCGCGGACCTCCTCGAGGAACGCGGAATCGCCTGCGGTAAGGGCGATGAAGGCGCGTGGGCGCCGTCGATCGACGACGCGGAAGCGTTCGAGATCGTCGACGAAGCGGTCTCGCTGGTCGAAGACGACGTTGGATTCGAGATCGGACTCGGACTCGACGTCGCCGGCGCGGAGCTGTACGATTCCGACTCGGAGACCTACGAGTACAGCGACGAGAGCCGCGACACGGACGAACAGATCGCCTACATCGCCGAACTCGTCGACGAGTACGATCTGGTCTACGTCGAGGATCCGCTCGACGAGGACGACTACGACGCGTTCGCCGAACTCACCGACGAGGTCGGCGACGAGACGCTGATCTGTGGCGACGACCTGTTCGTCACGAACACGGATCGGCTCCACGAGGGGATCGACCAGGGCGCGGCAAACAGCATCCTGATCAAGCCAAACCAGATCGGGACGCTAACCGACGCCTTCGACGCGATCGAACTCGCGACCGCAAACGGCTACGACTCGGTCGTCTCCCACCGTTCGGGCGAGACCGAGGACACGACTATCGCACACCTCGCCGTCGCGACCGACGCACCCTTCATCAAGACGGGTGCCGTCGGCGGCGAGCGAACCGCAAAGCTCAACGAGCTCATCAGAATCGCAGACGACGCGACATGA
- a CDS encoding DNA-directed RNA polymerase subunit K — protein sequence MQQQRHNRYEKARILGARALQVSYGAPVLIETDQAEPILIAAEEYDAGVLPFTVKRGKDRK from the coding sequence ATGCAACAGCAACGTCACAACCGATACGAGAAAGCCCGCATCCTCGGCGCGCGAGCGCTGCAGGTATCGTACGGGGCACCGGTGTTGATCGAGACGGATCAGGCCGAACCGATCCTGATCGCTGCCGAAGAGTACGACGCTGGCGTGTTGCCCTTTACGGTCAAGCGAGGGAAGGATCGAAAATGA
- a CDS encoding DNA-directed RNA polymerase subunit N produces MMVPVRCFTCGSVVGEHWEEFDERANEGDEDPQEVLDDLGVDRYCCRRMLVSHTDLVDVVSPYQ; encoded by the coding sequence ATGATGGTACCGGTTCGGTGTTTCACCTGTGGCAGCGTCGTCGGCGAGCACTGGGAGGAGTTCGACGAGCGGGCGAACGAAGGCGACGAAGATCCCCAGGAAGTGCTCGACGACCTCGGCGTCGACCGCTACTGCTGTCGGCGCATGCTCGTGAGTCACACCGACCTCGTCGACGTCGTCTCTCCGTACCAGTAA
- a CDS encoding 30S ribosomal protein S9 has protein sequence MVTNTSGKKKTAVARATVREGEGRVRVNSKPVELVEPEMSRLKMLEPFRIVGEELRSEMDIDVDVEGGGISGQADAVRTAIARGIVQHTNDAELRDAFMEFDRSLLVNDVRQSEPKKWGGPGARARYQKSYR, from the coding sequence ATGGTAACCAACACGAGTGGCAAGAAAAAGACGGCCGTCGCTCGCGCCACCGTGCGCGAGGGAGAGGGCCGCGTACGAGTTAACTCCAAGCCCGTCGAGCTCGTCGAGCCCGAGATGTCGCGGCTCAAGATGCTCGAGCCGTTCCGCATCGTGGGCGAGGAGCTGCGCAGCGAGATGGACATCGACGTCGACGTCGAGGGTGGCGGAATTAGCGGACAGGCAGACGCCGTCCGTACCGCCATCGCTCGCGGTATCGTCCAGCACACGAACGACGCCGAACTCCGCGATGCGTTCATGGAGTTCGACCGGTCGCTGCTGGTCAACGACGTTCGTCAGTCCGAACCAAAGAAGTGGGGCGGCCCGGGCGCTCGGGCTCGCTACCAGAAGTCCTACCGTTAA
- a CDS encoding 50S ribosomal protein L13, with product MSIAEFDADVVVDARDCILGRVASQVAQRALDGERVAIVNAEDAVITGSKEDVFQTYRKRLQLGSDSGPYYPKRPDTIFKRSVRGMLPYKKPRGREALENVRVYVGNPYEDEQEAEVLEDTSLDRLSNIRFVQLGEVSDQLGANVTW from the coding sequence ATGAGTATCGCAGAGTTCGACGCAGACGTCGTCGTCGACGCCCGAGACTGTATTCTCGGTCGCGTCGCGAGCCAGGTCGCACAGCGTGCGCTCGACGGCGAGCGCGTCGCCATCGTCAACGCCGAAGACGCAGTCATCACCGGTAGCAAGGAAGACGTCTTCCAGACGTACCGGAAGCGTCTCCAGCTCGGTTCCGACAGCGGGCCGTACTACCCGAAGCGACCGGATACGATCTTCAAGCGCTCCGTCCGTGGCATGCTTCCGTACAAGAAGCCCCGCGGTCGCGAAGCACTCGAGAACGTCCGCGTCTACGTCGGCAACCCCTACGAGGACGAACAGGAGGCGGAAGTCCTCGAGGATACGTCGCTGGATCGGCTTTCGAACATTCGCTTCGTCCAACTGGGCGAAGTCTCCGACCAACTGGGTGCTAACGTCACATGGTAA
- a CDS encoding 50S ribosomal protein L18e: MSSKTNPRLNDLIADLKSTSRETDADVWRDVADRLEKPRRTHAEVNLGQIERYAREEETVVVPGKVLGSGALQKNVTVAAVDFSSSAETKIDQVGDPVPLEQVLEENPDGSDVRVIR, translated from the coding sequence ATGAGTAGCAAGACTAACCCGAGACTTAACGATCTCATCGCCGACCTGAAGTCGACGTCCCGCGAGACGGACGCCGACGTCTGGCGAGACGTTGCGGATCGTCTCGAGAAGCCCCGGCGCACTCACGCTGAGGTGAACCTGGGACAGATCGAGCGATACGCACGCGAAGAAGAGACCGTCGTCGTTCCCGGCAAGGTGCTGGGATCCGGCGCACTACAGAAGAACGTCACCGTCGCTGCAGTCGATTTCTCTTCGTCCGCAGAGACGAAGATCGACCAGGTCGGTGACCCAGTACCGCTCGAGCAGGTGCTCGAAGAGAACCCCGATGGATCCGACGTACGGGTGATTCGATGA
- a CDS encoding DNA-directed RNA polymerase subunit D produces MTEEYDVEFVERDDRDARFLVRGVTPAFANGIRRAMLADVPTMAIDTVRFIENSSVMFDEQLALRLGLVPLTTPPEGEFGEDDTVTLSIDVEGPATAYSGDLETSDELVEPADENVPIIELKDGQRLEAEAEAMLDRGKEHAKHQGGVAVGYRHLQRVEVKGDVPEFEEEESRIVRGVIEDDGELVPTSEFDHDLSNRYPGKEVEVEDVPNAFVFRVETDGSFPVEELVTRAADTIETRATELEEAVQL; encoded by the coding sequence ATGACTGAGGAGTACGACGTCGAGTTCGTCGAACGCGACGACCGAGACGCGCGGTTTCTCGTTCGCGGCGTTACGCCCGCGTTCGCCAACGGGATTCGTCGCGCGATGCTCGCCGACGTGCCCACGATGGCGATCGATACCGTTCGGTTCATCGAGAACTCGTCGGTCATGTTCGACGAACAACTCGCACTTCGACTGGGGCTCGTCCCGCTGACGACCCCACCGGAAGGCGAGTTCGGCGAGGACGACACCGTCACGCTCTCGATCGACGTCGAAGGACCAGCCACCGCCTACTCCGGCGATCTCGAGACGAGCGACGAGCTCGTCGAGCCAGCGGACGAGAACGTCCCGATCATCGAACTCAAGGACGGCCAGCGCCTGGAAGCCGAAGCCGAGGCAATGCTCGATCGCGGCAAGGAACACGCCAAACACCAGGGCGGTGTGGCCGTCGGCTACCGACACCTCCAGCGCGTGGAGGTGAAAGGCGACGTACCGGAGTTCGAGGAGGAAGAAAGCCGGATCGTCCGTGGCGTAATCGAGGACGACGGAGAGCTCGTTCCGACGAGCGAGTTCGATCACGACCTCTCGAACCGATATCCCGGTAAAGAGGTCGAGGTCGAGGACGTCCCGAACGCCTTCGTCTTCCGCGTGGAGACGGACGGCTCGTTCCCCGTCGAAGAGCTGGTCACGCGTGCCGCGGACACGATCGAGACGCGCGCGACCGAACTCGAAGAAGCAGTACAGCTATAG